A region of Carassius auratus strain Wakin chromosome 23, ASM336829v1, whole genome shotgun sequence DNA encodes the following proteins:
- the LOC113041503 gene encoding rhamnose-binding lectin-like, whose amino-acid sequence MLVQKLSWIILLLFLCQHGAEAKRTVACEGKSLRLSCVWGLIKVIKANYGRTDRTTCTYGKPAHQTSNMRCFLGTSLHTMSIRCDGRKSCSVPAVNSVFSNPCVGTYKYLDVHYVCVKKDALRGNQIGASDSVHSDPVTVSKSTWK is encoded by the exons ATGCTGGTGCAAAAGTTAAGCTGGATCATTT TGCTGCTCTTCCTGTGTCAACATG GAGCAGAAGCCAAAAGAACAGTGGCCTGTGAAGGAAAATCTTTGCGCCTCAGCTGTG tttggggattaATAAAGGTCATTAAAGCCAACTATGGGAGGACTGATCGCACAACATGCACTTATGGCAAACCAGCTCATCAAACCTCAAATATGCGCTGTTTCCTAGGAACATCCCTCCATACGATGTCCATTCG GTGTGATGGAAGAAAGAGCTGTTCTGTTCCAGCAGTGAACTCCGTTTTCTCCAATCCTTGTGTTGGTACCTATAAATACCTGGATGTGCATTACGTCTGTGTCAAAAAAG ATGCATTGCGAGGAAACCAAATAGGTGCATCAGATTCTGTCCACTCTGATCCTGTCACAGTGTCCAAAAGTACCTGGAAGTGA